In Astyanax mexicanus isolate ESR-SI-001 chromosome 5, AstMex3_surface, whole genome shotgun sequence, a single window of DNA contains:
- the tshba gene encoding thyroid stimulating hormone subunit beta a, giving the protein MSAAVLVAGILGLLLKTAMPMCTPTEYTIYIDKQECDYCVAVNTTICMGFCFSRDSNMKELVGPRFLIQRSCTYQKVQHRTAVLPGCPPHVDPHFTYPVALSCHCSMCNTHSDDCSHKGNSALAKCSKPVRPLYPDPAQNDLLQPDWLQLF; this is encoded by the exons ATGTCTGCTGCTGTGTTAGTGGCTGGTATACTGGGCCTTCTGCTGAAGACAGCCATGCCCATGTGCACTCCGACTGAATACACTATCTACATTGATAAGCAAGAGTGTGACTACTGTGTCGCAGTCAACACCACCATTTGCATGGGCTTCTGTTTTTCCAGG GACAGTAACATGAAGGAGCTGGTGGGGCCTCGCTTTCTGATACAGCGAAGCTGCACTTATCAGAAGGTGCAGCACCGCACAGCTGTTCTCCCCGGCTGCCCCCCACATGTCGATCCTCACTTCACCTACCCTGTGGCTCTGAGCTGCCACTGCAGCATGTGTAACACACACAGCGATGACTGTTCTCACAAAGGCAACAGTGCTCTGGCTAAATGCTCTAAACCAGTCAGGCCTCTGTACCCCGATCCTGCTCAGAATGACCTTCTCCAGCCTGACTGGCTTCAGCTGTTTTAG
- the slc25a55a gene encoding solute carrier family 25 member 55a isoform X1 — MSQQQISLPAKLINGGIAGIVGVTCVFPIDLAKTRLQNQRQGQQIYKNMMDCLIKTVRSEGYFGMYRGAAVNLTLVTPEKAIKLAANDFFRHHLSKDGKGLTVVKEMLAGCGAGMCQVIITTPMEMLKIQLQDAGRLVAQQRMPGILASSKLAPTNAVLSRSYNVLPSSSARTVSATQIAKQLLHTEGIQGLYKGLGATLMRDVPFSVVYFPLFANLNRLGKRSEDDVAPFYWCFLSGCVAGSTAAVAVNPCDVVKTRLQSLSKGANEETYSGVMDCVSKIMKKEGPSAFLKGAGCRALVIAPLFGIAQVMYFVGVGEFILGQSPFNLLSP; from the exons ATGTCTCAGCAACAGATCAG CCTCCCAGCCAAACTAATCAATGGTGGCATTGCTGGCATTGTTGGGGTCACTTGCGTATTTCCGATTGACTTGGCTAAGACCCGACTCCAGAACCAAAGACAAGGACAACAGATCTACAAGAATAT GATGGATTGCCTAATCAAAACAGTACGGTCAGAGGGCTACTTTGGCATGTACAGAG GTGCTGCAGTGAATCTTACTCTTGTGACACCTGAGAAAGCTATCAAGTTGGCTGCCAATGACTTCTTTCGCCACCACCTTTCCAAAGATGG gaagGGCTTGACTGTGGTTAAAGAGATGTTGGCTGGTTGCGGAGCAGGCATGTGCCAAGTTATAATCACTACTCCCATGGAGATGTTGAAAATTCAGCTACAAGATGCTGGAAGATTAG TTGCCCAGCAGAGAATGCCTGGCATCCTGGCTTCCAGTAAACTGGCCCCAACAAATGCTGTGCTGAGCCGGTCATATAATGTGTTGCCAAGCTCGTCTGCCCGGACTGTCTCTGCCACCCAGATAGCAAAACAGCTTCTGCATACGGAGGGTATTCAGGGCCTGTATAAAGGGCTGGGAGCTACACTCATGAG AGATGTGCCATTCTCTGTCGTGTACTTTCCTCTTTTTGCTAATCTTAACCGCTTGGGTAAGCGCTCTGAAGATGATGTGGCTCCATTTTATTGGTGCTTCCTATCTGGCTGTGTAGCTGGCTCCACTGCTGCAGTGGCGGTTAACCCATGTGATG TGGTGAAAACAAGACTGCAGTCGCTAAGCAAAGGAGCTAATGAGGAGACATATAGTGGAGTAATGGACTGTGTGAG TAAAATCATGAAGAAGGAAGGGCCTTCTGCTTTCCTGAAGGGAGCTGGCTGCAGGGCACTTGTCATTGCACCCCTCTTTGGCATTGCACAAGTGATGTACTTCGTTGGAGTTGGAGAATTCATCTTGGGCCAAAGCCCCTTTAACCTTCTCTCTCCTTAA
- the slc25a55a gene encoding solute carrier family 25 member 55a isoform X2: MGLYFCEECCLFASVFFMLQTWVPPGIVKASRFKAQPRWRQIIYHGAAVNLTLVTPEKAIKLAANDFFRHHLSKDGKGLTVVKEMLAGCGAGMCQVIITTPMEMLKIQLQDAGRLVAQQRMPGILASSKLAPTNAVLSRSYNVLPSSSARTVSATQIAKQLLHTEGIQGLYKGLGATLMRDVPFSVVYFPLFANLNRLGKRSEDDVAPFYWCFLSGCVAGSTAAVAVNPCDVVKTRLQSLSKGANEETYSGVMDCVSKIMKKEGPSAFLKGAGCRALVIAPLFGIAQVMYFVGVGEFILGQSPFNLLSP; this comes from the exons ATGGGTCTCTACTTCTGTGAGGAATGCTGTTTGTTTGCATCTGTGTTTTTCATGTTACAGACATGGGTCCCCCCTGGGATAGTGAAGGCTAGCCGATTTAAGGCGCAGCCACGCTGGAGGCAAATCATTTATCATG GTGCTGCAGTGAATCTTACTCTTGTGACACCTGAGAAAGCTATCAAGTTGGCTGCCAATGACTTCTTTCGCCACCACCTTTCCAAAGATGG gaagGGCTTGACTGTGGTTAAAGAGATGTTGGCTGGTTGCGGAGCAGGCATGTGCCAAGTTATAATCACTACTCCCATGGAGATGTTGAAAATTCAGCTACAAGATGCTGGAAGATTAG TTGCCCAGCAGAGAATGCCTGGCATCCTGGCTTCCAGTAAACTGGCCCCAACAAATGCTGTGCTGAGCCGGTCATATAATGTGTTGCCAAGCTCGTCTGCCCGGACTGTCTCTGCCACCCAGATAGCAAAACAGCTTCTGCATACGGAGGGTATTCAGGGCCTGTATAAAGGGCTGGGAGCTACACTCATGAG AGATGTGCCATTCTCTGTCGTGTACTTTCCTCTTTTTGCTAATCTTAACCGCTTGGGTAAGCGCTCTGAAGATGATGTGGCTCCATTTTATTGGTGCTTCCTATCTGGCTGTGTAGCTGGCTCCACTGCTGCAGTGGCGGTTAACCCATGTGATG TGGTGAAAACAAGACTGCAGTCGCTAAGCAAAGGAGCTAATGAGGAGACATATAGTGGAGTAATGGACTGTGTGAG TAAAATCATGAAGAAGGAAGGGCCTTCTGCTTTCCTGAAGGGAGCTGGCTGCAGGGCACTTGTCATTGCACCCCTCTTTGGCATTGCACAAGTGATGTACTTCGTTGGAGTTGGAGAATTCATCTTGGGCCAAAGCCCCTTTAACCTTCTCTCTCCTTAA